From Salvia splendens isolate huo1 chromosome 3, SspV2, whole genome shotgun sequence, a single genomic window includes:
- the LOC121795763 gene encoding FGGY carbohydrate kinase domain-containing protein isoform X1, which produces MSGANRLINPPNQGHLSSAVEMTTPNCPITPRSRTGPMFLGVDVGTASARAAIFNDRGRLLGFATSPIQIWKDGDCVEESSTDIWHAICTAVRSACSVAQIKGEQVTSLGFAATCSLVAIDSDGEPVTVSLTHDSRRNVIVWMDHRAVKQSERINLSKSPVLEYCGGSVSPEMQTPKLLWVKENLKESWSMTFRWMDLSDWLSYRATGDDTRSLCTTVCKWTYLGHAHMQQINETDSRDMEALGWDDEFWEEIGLGDLVDSHHSKIGRSVAFPGHALGSGLTPNAAKELGLLAGTPVGTSLIDAHAGGVGVMESVPPEITEHEPAEDEETICHRMVLVCGTSNCHMAISKTKLFIPGVWGPFWSAMVPEYWLTEGGQSASGALFEHILEGHPAYQGLANRAAARSISVYELLNEILEKMLMKEILESMKQEMSSPFLAALTKDIHVLPDFHGNRSPIADPLSKGVIYGLTIDTSERQLALLYLATIQGLAYGTRHIVEHCNEKGHKIDTLLACGGLTKNPLFIQEHADITGYPITLPRENEAVLLGAAILGAVASKKYSTVREAMKALNAPGRVVYPSHDPKVRKYHDTKYRIFRDLYEQQLSQRAMIKEALSDV; this is translated from the exons ATGTCTGGCGCAAATCGACTTATCAATCCACCCAACCAAGGCCACCTCTCCTCCGCCGTCGAGATGACTACGCCCAACTGCCCTATCACCCCGCGCAGCCGCACCGGCCCTATGTTCCTCGGTGTCGACGTCGGCACCGCAAGCGCACGCGCAG CCATTTTTAATGACCGTGGACGGCTTTTGGGGTTTGCTACTAGCCCCATTCAGATCTGGAAAGATGGTGACTGCGTTGAG GAATCTTCGACCGATATCTGGCATGCGATTTGCACAGCTGTCAGATCAGCATGCTCTGTTGCACAAATTAAAGGGGAACAAGTGACCAGTTTGGGTTTTGCGGCTACCTGTTCACTTG TTGCCATTGATTCTGATGGAGAGCCTGTGACAGTTTCTTTGACTCATGACTCAAGGCGGAATGTTATAGTCTGGATGGACCATAGAGCTGTGAAGCAATCTGAGAGAATTAATTTATCAAAGTCACCAGTTCTGGAGTATTGCGGTGGGAGTGTATCTCCTGAGATGCAGACACCAAAg CTTCTGTGGGTCAAAGAAAATTTGAAGGAGTCCTGGTCAATGACATTTAGGTGGATGGATTTGAGCGATTGGTTATCGTATAG AGCAACAGGAGATGATACTCGGAGTCTATGCACAACAGTCTGCAAATGGACTTATTTGGGCCATGCGCATATGCAACAGATCAATGAGACAGATTCCCGTGACATGGAAGCTCTTGGATGGGATGATGAATTTTGGGAGGAAATTGGTTTAGGTGATCTTGTGGACAGCCATCATTCCAAGATAG GACGCAGTGTAGCTTTTCCCGGTCATGCTTTGGGCAGTGGTCTGACACCTAATGCCGCAAAG GAACTGGGTTTACTAGCTGGGACACCAGTTGGTACATCGTTGATAGATGCTCATGCTGGTGGTGTGGGGGTCATGGAAAGTGTGCCTCCAGAAATAACAGAACATGAACCAGCAG AAGATGAGGAGACAATATGTCATCGCATGGTGTTAGTATGTGGAACTTCCAACTGCCATATGGCTATATCTAAGACCAAGTTGTTCATTCCAGGGGTTTGGGGACCATTCTGGTCAG CTATGGTGCCTGAGTATTGGCTTACGGAAGGAGGCCAGAGCGCTAGTGGGGCATTATTTGAACACATCTTGGAGGGCCATCCTGCCTATCAAGGCCTGGCTAACAGAGCAGCTGCTCGAA gTATTTCAGTGTATGAGCTTCTGAATGAGATACTGGAAAAAATGCTAATGAAGGAAATACTGGAATCAATGAAGCAAGAAATGAGTTCTCCATTTCTTGCTGCTTTGACCAAAGACATCCATGTGCTTCCTGATTTCCATGGAAACAG ATCTCCTATTGCAGACCCATTATCCAAAGGGGTGATATATGGCCTTACTATTGATACAAGTGAGAGACAGCTGGCTCTTTTATACCTTGCCACAATACAAGGTCTAGCTTACGGGACACGACATATAGTAGAACATTGCAATGAGAAGGGGCACAAG ATTGATACCTTACTTGCATGTGGTGGGCTTACCAAAAATCCTTTGTTTATTCAAGAGCATGCAGATATCACAg GTTATCCCATAACTCTTCCTCGGGAAAACGAAGCTGTGCTGTTAGGTGCTGCTATTCTTGGTGCTGTTGCTTCGAAGAAGTATTCCACTGTTAGAGAGGCCATGAAAGCACTAAATGCACCTGGCCGG GTGGTGTATCCCTCTCACGACCCGAAAGTAAGGAAGTATCACGACACTAAGTATCGTATCTTCCGCGATCTTTACGAGCAGCAACTATCCCAGCGTGCAATGATAAAGGAAGCTCTTTCAGATGTCTAG
- the LOC121795763 gene encoding FGGY carbohydrate kinase domain-containing protein isoform X2, which translates to MDHRAVKQSERINLSKSPVLEYCGGSVSPEMQTPKLLWVKENLKESWSMTFRWMDLSDWLSYRATGDDTRSLCTTVCKWTYLGHAHMQQINETDSRDMEALGWDDEFWEEIGLGDLVDSHHSKIGRSVAFPGHALGSGLTPNAAKELGLLAGTPVGTSLIDAHAGGVGVMESVPPEITEHEPAEDEETICHRMVLVCGTSNCHMAISKTKLFIPGVWGPFWSAMVPEYWLTEGGQSASGALFEHILEGHPAYQGLANRAAARSISVYELLNEILEKMLMKEILESMKQEMSSPFLAALTKDIHVLPDFHGNRSPIADPLSKGVIYGLTIDTSERQLALLYLATIQGLAYGTRHIVEHCNEKGHKIDTLLACGGLTKNPLFIQEHADITGYPITLPRENEAVLLGAAILGAVASKKYSTVREAMKALNAPGRVVYPSHDPKVRKYHDTKYRIFRDLYEQQLSQRAMIKEALSDV; encoded by the exons ATGGACCATAGAGCTGTGAAGCAATCTGAGAGAATTAATTTATCAAAGTCACCAGTTCTGGAGTATTGCGGTGGGAGTGTATCTCCTGAGATGCAGACACCAAAg CTTCTGTGGGTCAAAGAAAATTTGAAGGAGTCCTGGTCAATGACATTTAGGTGGATGGATTTGAGCGATTGGTTATCGTATAG AGCAACAGGAGATGATACTCGGAGTCTATGCACAACAGTCTGCAAATGGACTTATTTGGGCCATGCGCATATGCAACAGATCAATGAGACAGATTCCCGTGACATGGAAGCTCTTGGATGGGATGATGAATTTTGGGAGGAAATTGGTTTAGGTGATCTTGTGGACAGCCATCATTCCAAGATAG GACGCAGTGTAGCTTTTCCCGGTCATGCTTTGGGCAGTGGTCTGACACCTAATGCCGCAAAG GAACTGGGTTTACTAGCTGGGACACCAGTTGGTACATCGTTGATAGATGCTCATGCTGGTGGTGTGGGGGTCATGGAAAGTGTGCCTCCAGAAATAACAGAACATGAACCAGCAG AAGATGAGGAGACAATATGTCATCGCATGGTGTTAGTATGTGGAACTTCCAACTGCCATATGGCTATATCTAAGACCAAGTTGTTCATTCCAGGGGTTTGGGGACCATTCTGGTCAG CTATGGTGCCTGAGTATTGGCTTACGGAAGGAGGCCAGAGCGCTAGTGGGGCATTATTTGAACACATCTTGGAGGGCCATCCTGCCTATCAAGGCCTGGCTAACAGAGCAGCTGCTCGAA gTATTTCAGTGTATGAGCTTCTGAATGAGATACTGGAAAAAATGCTAATGAAGGAAATACTGGAATCAATGAAGCAAGAAATGAGTTCTCCATTTCTTGCTGCTTTGACCAAAGACATCCATGTGCTTCCTGATTTCCATGGAAACAG ATCTCCTATTGCAGACCCATTATCCAAAGGGGTGATATATGGCCTTACTATTGATACAAGTGAGAGACAGCTGGCTCTTTTATACCTTGCCACAATACAAGGTCTAGCTTACGGGACACGACATATAGTAGAACATTGCAATGAGAAGGGGCACAAG ATTGATACCTTACTTGCATGTGGTGGGCTTACCAAAAATCCTTTGTTTATTCAAGAGCATGCAGATATCACAg GTTATCCCATAACTCTTCCTCGGGAAAACGAAGCTGTGCTGTTAGGTGCTGCTATTCTTGGTGCTGTTGCTTCGAAGAAGTATTCCACTGTTAGAGAGGCCATGAAAGCACTAAATGCACCTGGCCGG GTGGTGTATCCCTCTCACGACCCGAAAGTAAGGAAGTATCACGACACTAAGTATCGTATCTTCCGCGATCTTTACGAGCAGCAACTATCCCAGCGTGCAATGATAAAGGAAGCTCTTTCAGATGTCTAG